The following coding sequences lie in one Myxococcales bacterium genomic window:
- the guaA gene encoding glutamine-hydrolyzing GMP synthase, with translation MILILDFGSQYTQLIARRVREERVYCEIHPCTMDVADVRKLKPQGVILSGGPRSVFDANAPRISPEIFALGVPILGICYGMQLFCHVLGGEVTRAEEHEYGAAQLEILQAQGILQDFRVGQHIDVWMSHGDSVQKLPQGFTSLAQSVNTPFAAVVDSARRIYGVQFHPEVNHTPQGTHIISAFLFEIAHCEPTWTPGSFVEQSTAAIREQVKQDSVICGLSGGVDSSVAALLVSRAIGEQLTCIFVDNGLLRQGEAEEVVRTFRDAFHLRLVHVNAKEQFLSALSGVTDPEQKRKIIGRVFIDVFNQESQKLGEVNYLVQGTLYPDVIESVSFKGPSAVIKSHHNVGGLPKDMRFKLIEPLKELFKDEVREVGAALGMPHHVLSRQPFPGPGLAVRCLGEVTEERLIILRQADTILEEEVRKSELYLTLWQSFCVILPVQTVGVMGDERTYESVIAIRAVHSQDGMTADWARLPYELLARASSRIINEVRGCNRVVYDISSKPPATIEWE, from the coding sequence ATGATTTTGATTCTCGATTTTGGCTCGCAGTACACGCAACTCATCGCAAGACGCGTTCGCGAGGAGCGCGTCTATTGTGAGATTCATCCCTGCACGATGGATGTCGCGGACGTCCGCAAGCTCAAGCCCCAGGGGGTCATATTGTCCGGCGGCCCACGCAGCGTCTTTGACGCGAATGCACCCCGGATAAGTCCTGAGATTTTTGCGTTAGGTGTCCCTATTCTCGGCATCTGTTACGGCATGCAGTTGTTCTGCCACGTGTTGGGCGGAGAGGTCACCCGCGCCGAGGAGCACGAATACGGCGCAGCTCAGCTTGAAATCCTGCAGGCACAGGGGATCCTTCAGGATTTCCGAGTTGGACAGCACATCGACGTATGGATGAGTCACGGAGATAGTGTTCAAAAACTTCCTCAAGGGTTCACCTCGCTTGCGCAAAGCGTAAATACTCCCTTTGCGGCGGTGGTGGATTCGGCCCGTCGCATCTATGGCGTGCAGTTCCATCCCGAGGTCAACCATACCCCTCAAGGCACGCACATCATTTCGGCATTTTTGTTCGAGATCGCGCACTGCGAGCCCACATGGACGCCGGGTTCGTTTGTTGAGCAAAGCACAGCTGCTATTCGAGAGCAGGTGAAACAAGATTCCGTCATTTGTGGGCTCTCGGGTGGCGTAGATTCTTCTGTGGCGGCATTGCTAGTTTCCCGTGCTATCGGGGAGCAGCTCACTTGCATTTTCGTGGATAACGGGCTGCTTCGCCAAGGAGAGGCAGAGGAAGTGGTGCGTACCTTTCGCGACGCCTTTCACCTCCGCTTGGTCCACGTGAATGCCAAGGAGCAGTTTCTCAGCGCTCTTTCCGGCGTCACGGACCCTGAGCAAAAACGCAAGATCATCGGACGCGTGTTCATCGACGTATTCAACCAAGAATCACAGAAACTTGGCGAGGTGAACTACTTGGTGCAGGGAACTCTTTACCCGGACGTGATCGAAAGCGTCTCGTTTAAGGGGCCGAGCGCCGTCATAAAAAGCCATCACAATGTGGGCGGTCTCCCCAAAGACATGCGTTTCAAGTTGATTGAGCCCTTGAAAGAACTCTTCAAGGACGAAGTGCGCGAAGTGGGGGCTGCCCTGGGCATGCCCCACCACGTATTGTCGCGCCAACCTTTCCCCGGCCCCGGTCTCGCTGTCCGATGTTTGGGTGAGGTCACCGAGGAACGGTTGATAATTTTGCGACAGGCGGACACCATCTTAGAAGAAGAGGTGCGCAAGTCAGAGTTGTATCTCACGTTATGGCAGTCTTTTTGCGTGATCTTGCCCGTGCAAACCGTGGGCGTGATGGGCGATGAACGGACCTACGAATCCGTTATCGCTATTCGGGCGGTACATTCCCAAGACGGCATGACTGCAGATTGGGCTCGATTGCCTTATGAGCTTCTT